A single genomic interval of Zingiber officinale cultivar Zhangliang chromosome 4A, Zo_v1.1, whole genome shotgun sequence harbors:
- the LOC121970964 gene encoding ubiquitin carboxyl-terminal hydrolase 4-like, with amino-acid sequence MGATGSKLEKALGEQFPEGERYYGLENFGNTCYCNSVLQALFFCAPFREQLLEYHEKNKNNGDAEENLLTCLADLFSQISSQKKKTGVVSPRRFVQRVKKQNELFRSYMHQDAHEFLNFLLNELVDILEKEANTPKSSSEASSMPQKLANGQTNLHVNGVTKEPLVPWVHKSFQGTLTNETKCLLCETVTARDEPFLDLSLDIEQNSSITSCLKNFSSTETLNAEDKFFCDKCCSLQEAQKRMKIKKPPNILVIHLKRFKYIEQLGRYKKLLYRVVFPLELKLNNTVENSDTEYALFAVVVHVGVGPNHGHYVSLVKSHNHWLYFDDENVEMIDESTVQTYFGSAQEYTGNTDHGYILFYESLNSKR; translated from the exons ATGGGAGCGACGGGATCGAAGCTTGAGAAGGCTCTCGGCGAGCAGTTCCCGGAAGGTGAGCGGTACTATGGCCTTGAGAACTTTGGCAACACCTGCTACTGCAACAGCGTCTTGCAG GCTCTTTTTTTCTGTGCCCCTTTCCGGGAGCAATTGCTGGAGTATCatgaaaagaataaaaataatggTGATGCAGAGGAGAATCTTTTGACATGTCTTGCTGACCTATTTTCTCAG ATCAGTTCTCAGAAGAAGAAAACTGGTGTTGTCTCTCCTAGGCGCTTTGTACAAAGGGTGAAGAAACAAAATGAGTTGTTCCGTAGTTACATGCACCAG GATGCTCATGAGTTTTTGAATTTCCTGCTCAACGAGCTTGTTGATATTCTAGAGAAAGAAGCCAATACTCCAAAGTCCTCATCCGAGGCCTCATCGATGCCCCAAAAACTTGCAAATGGCCAAACTAATCTGCATGTCAATGGTGTAACAAAAGAGCCCCTTGTTCCTTGGGTTCACAAAAGTTTTCAA GGCACTCTTACCAATGAAACAAAATGTTTGCTTTGTGAAACTGTTACTGCTAGAGATGAACCATTTTTGGACTTAAGCCTCGACATTGAACAAAATAGTTCAATCACAAGTTGTCTCAAAAATTTCAGTTCAACTGAAACCCTCAATGCAGAAGATAAGTTCTTCTGTGACAAATGTTGCAG CTTGCAAGAGGCCCAAAAAAGGATGAAGATCAAGAAGCCACCTAACATCCTCGTAATCCATCTCAAGCGCTTCAAATATATCGAACAGCTGGGCCGCTACAAGAAGCTGCTCTACCGTGTCGTCTTTCCCTTGGAGTTGAAACTGAACAACACTGTCGAGAATTCAGATACCGAGTATGCTCTCTTTGCTGTGGTGGTTCATGTGGGAGTTGGCCCCAACCACGGACACTATGTCAGTCTCGTGAAGAGTCACAACCATTGGCTTTATTTCGACGATGAAAATGTTGAAATGATTGATGAATCAACTGTCCAAACATACTTTGGGTCGGCACAGGAGTACACAGGTAACACTGATCACGGGTACATTCTGTTCTACGAGAGCCTCAATAGCAAAAGATGA
- the LOC121970963 gene encoding transcription termination factor MTERF8, chloroplastic-like, whose protein sequence is MIALALRFTPMGLTLPRLSPAIGGGSRISVRLPAPTTDLQSHLCIARAATNGSPLAFSFLRELHLDENEAEALLLAHPELELAPLPSLRDRVIALRSLGISGLELSRTVLRRPDVLSQPEFGLFLDFALHELKGIKPAKLEQILTSIPLQFLEGIVGGSTMLLDHGVPSDKLGHVLTHVHVRKVFCERPLRDLEQMVLFLKHYGWPELVLRRPMLLNLDLHGQLTPRVEFLVKLGGGDAAAVRVLLAKLPALLSYTVEHYKSHLAFWRSVGISNEELFKIAMVYPKIFSVSKERKLEPRIEFLKQCNMDAVDIFKFLVKAPLFMSLSFEENLSKKLNFLVKIGYEHRTRELAWAFGATTRTSCENMQRVIGLFLSYGFSCEDIVVMSKKHPQVLQYNHESLEKKMEFLIEEMERDIRELLVFPAFLGYKLDERIKRRHATKKEMSGKQMPLTLLSLSTERFH, encoded by the coding sequence ATGATTGCCTTGGCCTTGCGCTTCACCCCCATGGGGTTGACTCTACCGCGCCTTTCCCCAGCCATCGGAGGCGGAAGTCGCATATCTGTCCGCCTTCCTGCTCCCACCACCGACCTCCAGTCTCATCTCTGCATCGCACGCGCGGCCACGAATGGCTCTCCCTTGGCGTTTTCCTTCCTGCGCGAGCTCCATTTGGACGAGAACGAAGCCGAGGCGCTCCTCCTCGCGCACCCGGAGCTCGAGCTCGCGCCTCTGCCGTCCCTCCGCGACCGCGTCATCGCACTGCGGAGCCTCGGCATCTCCGGACTCGAGCTCAGCCGCACCGTACTCCGGCGCCCCGACGTTCTATCGCAACCCGAGTTCGGCCTGTTCCTCGACTTCGCGCTGCATGAGTTGAAGGGGATCAAGCCGGCGAAGCTGGAGCAGATTTTGACGAGTATTCCTCTCCAGTTCCTTGAGGGCATCGTCGGCGGATCCACCATGCTACTAGACCACGGCGTGCCGAGTGATAAGCTAGGGCACGTCCTCACCCACGTTCACGTCAGGAAGGTGTTCTGCGAAAGGCCCCTGAGGGACTTGGAACAGATGGTTCTCTTCCTGAAGCATTACGGATGGCCTGAATTGGTCCTCCGCCGGCCTATGCTTCTGAATCTAGATCTCCACGGCCAATTAACTCCCAGAGTTGAGTTCCTCGTCAAACTTGGCGGCGGGGATGCGGCCGCCGTCCGGGTCTTGCTCGCCAAATTGCCTGCATTGTTATCCTACACTGTAGAGCATTACAAGTCCCACCTGGCGTTCTGGAGATCAGTCGGCATCTCCAATGAAGAGCTGTTCAAGATTGCGATGGTATATCCTAAAATCTTCAGTGTCAGCAAGGAGCGGAAGCTCGAGCCTCGGATCGAGTTCTTGAAGCAATGCAATATGGATGCAGTGGATATCTTCAAGTTCCTGGTCAAGGCTCCCCTGTTCATGAGCCTCTCCTTCGAGGAAAACCTCTCCAAGAAGCTGAATTTCCTTGTTAAGATTGGTTACGAACATCGGACTAGGGAGTTGGCGTGGGCATTCGGAGCCACTACGAGGACGAGCTGCGAGAACATGCAGAGAGTCATTGGGCTCTTCCTGAGCTACGGGTTCTCTTGCGAGGACATAGTAGTGATGAGCAAGAAGCATCCTCAGGTGCTGCAGTATAACCATGAATCACTGGAGAAGAAAATGGAGTTCCTCATCGAAGAAATGGAGCGCGACATCAGAGAATTACTTGTCTTCCCGGCGTTTCTTGGCTACAAGCTTGACGAACGGATTAAGAGACGTCATGCGACAAAAAAGGAGATGAGTGGGAAACAGATGCCACTTACACTCTTGAGTTTATCTACTGAGAGGTTTCATTGA
- the LOC121970965 gene encoding signal peptidase complex-like protein DTM1 produces MRREAALQASLLALAAVMVLVGIWTFSLKKMLGTYAFGIMGIAGILLPDWEYFDRDFSQWFTPMPARRTPGVATAHDTFRFKFHPLRVTIISLIYGFGLYKWWKFLSN; encoded by the exons ATGCGGCGCGAGGCGGCGCTGCAGGCGAGCTTGCTGGCGCTGGCGGCGGTAATGGTCCTGGTCGGGATCTGGACCTTCTCCCTCAAGAAGATGCTAGGCACGTACGCCTTCGGGATCATGGGGATCGCTGGAATCCTCTTGCCCGACTGGGAGTATTTCGATCGGGACTTCTCACAGTGGTTCACTCCCATGCCAGCTCGGAGAACCCCCGGCGTTGCTACGGCTCACGATACTTTTAG GTTTAAATTTCACCCTCTGCGAGTGACAATAATCAGCTTGATTTATGGCTTTGGACTCTACAAGTGGTGGAAGTTCCTATCAAATTAG